In Methanothermobacter sp. K4, one genomic interval encodes:
- a CDS encoding secondary thiamine-phosphate synthase enzyme YjbQ — translation MEFYTEEIPLRTSMRVELIDITSMVSGVLESSGIREGILNIFSRHSTSAIFINENETRLLGDIESMLTGMVPSGGSYGHNVIDNNADSHLRAVLLGGSQTIPVVNGKMDLGTWQSIFFAELDGPRNRRVRVSVAGKP, via the coding sequence ATGGAATTCTATACAGAGGAGATTCCACTTCGAACCTCCATGCGGGTTGAACTCATTGATATAACCTCCATGGTTTCAGGGGTCCTCGAGTCATCCGGAATAAGGGAGGGGATACTGAACATCTTCTCAAGGCATTCCACATCAGCGATATTCATAAATGAAAATGAGACGCGGCTCCTGGGGGACATAGAGTCAATGCTCACAGGTATGGTGCCTTCAGGGGGGTCATATGGCCATAATGTAATAGATAACAATGCTGATTCCCACCTGAGGGCCGTGCTCCTTGGCGGGAGCCAGACGATTCCAGTGGTAAATGGGAAGATGGACCTTGGTACATGGCAGAGCATATTCTTCGCTGAACTCGACGGTCCAAGAAACAGGAGGGTCAGGGTTTCGGTTGCTGGTAAGCCTTGA
- a CDS encoding DUF362 domain-containing protein, which translates to MPSVSVTHCQSYDPEEVRDGVGECLDHLGGVKKFASPGDRVLLKPNMLMAAPPERHVTTNPVVIEAVAELFIDIGADVRVGDSPGGSFRNIESFWRATGILDVAERLDIELINFEASGSYIMGREGYPISRPVVDSDAVINLPKLKTHSMTIFTCAVKNMYGAVPGFRKADYHREHPGPSEFAEKLLEIYLLTNPALTLVDGVVGMDGNGPSGGDPRHLGLLLASEDALALDIYIPLLLGMDPFRVPVNEAARRSNLAPDPSDIEILGFEAEAVDDFRWPSNIYYTLDLLPSGLARALMKLWWSRPAIDPERCRNCNVCVESCPADALKSGALVPEFDHSSCINCLCCMEVCPHRAFYQDKSLLYRLTSLFSGVLK; encoded by the coding sequence ATGCCATCAGTATCAGTAACTCATTGCCAGTCCTATGACCCTGAGGAGGTCAGGGATGGTGTTGGAGAGTGCCTGGATCACCTTGGGGGTGTTAAAAAATTCGCATCACCCGGTGACAGGGTCCTTCTGAAACCCAACATGCTCATGGCAGCCCCTCCTGAGAGACACGTCACAACAAATCCTGTGGTTATCGAGGCGGTTGCAGAGCTATTCATAGACATTGGGGCTGATGTAAGAGTTGGGGACAGTCCAGGCGGATCCTTCAGGAATATAGAAAGCTTCTGGAGGGCCACAGGGATACTTGACGTGGCAGAGAGGCTTGATATTGAACTCATAAACTTCGAGGCATCTGGGTCATACATAATGGGAAGGGAGGGCTATCCCATCTCAAGGCCGGTTGTGGATAGCGACGCCGTTATCAACCTCCCCAAGCTCAAGACCCACTCCATGACCATATTCACCTGTGCTGTCAAGAACATGTATGGTGCTGTACCTGGCTTCAGGAAGGCGGATTATCACAGGGAACACCCGGGGCCATCTGAATTTGCTGAGAAGCTCCTTGAGATCTACCTGCTTACGAATCCTGCACTCACCCTCGTTGATGGGGTGGTGGGGATGGATGGCAATGGTCCCTCAGGAGGGGATCCAAGACACCTCGGGCTTCTTCTGGCATCAGAGGATGCGCTGGCACTTGACATTTACATACCCCTGCTCCTGGGAATGGACCCCTTCAGGGTACCTGTGAATGAAGCTGCACGGAGGAGTAACCTTGCTCCTGACCCTTCAGATATAGAGATTCTGGGATTCGAGGCTGAAGCGGTGGATGACTTCAGATGGCCCTCCAACATATACTACACCCTTGATCTGCTCCCATCGGGCCTTGCACGTGCGCTCATGAAACTCTGGTGGTCAAGGCCAGCCATAGACCCTGAAAGGTGCAGGAACTGTAATGTATGTGTTGAGAGCTGCCCTGCCGATGCCCTCAAGTCTGGGGCGCTGGTACCAGAGTTTGACCACTCCAGCTGCATCAACTGCCTCTGCTGCATGGAGGTATGCCCACACAGGGCTTTCTACCAGGATAAAAGCCTCCTCTACAGGCTTACCAGTCTGTTCTCAGGCGTGCTCAAATAG